CCGCATCGAGCTGGCGGTCGGCTTCGTCATCCTGCTCGCCGCCATGAATCTCCGGGGCGTGCGCGAGTCCGGCCGCGCCTTCGCGTTGCCGACCTACGTGTTCATCGGCAGCCTGGGCCTGCTGGTAGTCACCGGCCTGGTCCGCACCGTCATGGGGGATTCGCCCGTTGCCGAATCGGCGCAGTTCGCCGTGCAGGCTGAGGAGCTCACCCAGGCGGCCGCCATCCTCCTGCTGTTGCGCGCATTTGCCAGCGGATGCTCCGCCCTGACCGGTGTGGAAGCGATCTCGAACGGGGTTCCGGCCTTCCGGCGACCGAAGATCAGGAATGCCCAGCAGACCCTCGTGCTGATGGGCGGCATCGCGATCACCCTGTTCGCCGGTGTCACCGCGCTCGCCCTGATCAGCGGGGTGCACTACGTCGAGAATGCCTGCCATCTGATCAGCTGGGGCGACTGCGCCACGCATCCGCAACGCAGCGTCATCGCGCAACTGGCCGCCGCGGTGTTCGGCGACAACAGCGCGCTGTTCTTCCTGGTCCAGGCTGCCACCGCTGCGGTGCTGCTGCTCGCCGCGAATACCGCGTTCAACGGTTTCCCGCTGCTCAGCTCGGTGCTCGCACGTGACCTTTATGCGCCGAAAGCCCTGCAAACCCGAGGCGACCGACTGGTGTTGTCGAACGGGGTGGTGGTGCTCGCGCTCGCGGCGATCCTGCTGCTGCTGGTGTACCGGGCGAACCTCACCCAGCTCATCCAGCTCTACATCATCGGCGTCTTCGTGAGCTTCACGCTCGGGCAGTCCGGAATGGTGCGGCACTGGATCCGGATGCTGCGAGCCCCACGCCGGCGCAAGGAGGCGGTCAGCGGCCTGATCATCAACGGTTTCGGTGCCGCGATGACCGCGTCGGTGCTGGTCATCGTCACGATCACCAAGTTCACCCACGGTGCCTGGCTGGTCTTCGTGATCATGCCGGCGCTGTTCGCGCTGATGCTCGGCACGAACCGCTACTACCGCAAGGTCGAGCAGCAGATCACCGTCGATGACAGCACCGTCTATGGTTCCCAGGGCGACCACGCCATCGTCCTGGTCGGCCGGATGCAGCAGCCCACGCTGAAAGCGCTGGACTACGCGATCGCCGCCCGCCACGACAGCCTCGAGGCGGTGCACATCGCGATCGACGATGACGCCGCCGCTGAGCTGGAGCGGGCATGGGAGCGGCAGCACATCGAGGTGCCGCTGCGGATCGTGGCATCCCCGTACCGCGACATCAGCCAGCCGCTGATCGACTACATCCGCCGGCACCGGGAGGAGCACGGCTCGGAAGTGGTGACCGTGTACCTGCCGCAGTACATCGTCGGGCATTGGTGGGAGAACCTGCTGCACAACCACAAGGCCCGGCGCATCCGGCAGAAGCTGATGCTGTTCCCCGGCGTCACGGTGGCCCTGGTGCCGTGGCTGCTGGACTCGTCGAAGGCGCTGTTCCAGCGGCAACCGCGCCCGATGCCGGGGCAGGACCGCCGCGGCGAGCCGCGCCGGCCGGTGGTGCGCAAACAGTTGGCGCCGGCTAAACGGCGTCGCCGGTCCTAGGGCTGGTGACCCTCGGCGTCGCGTCGTTCGATCTCGGCAGCGCGCCGCTCGATTTCGAAGCGCATGCGCTCCTCGCGGAGCCGCTTTCGTGCCGGCGGCAGCACGACGGTGGCGACGATCACGCCGAGCACCAGCACGAGGACGCCGAACACGATCGGCACGAAGACCAGCAGCGCGGTGCCGAGATCAGTCACGAGGACAACCTCGACAGGGTGGCGACGACCTGGCGGGCGATCGCCCGGCCGGCACGGTTCGCGCCGATGGTCGACGCGGTCGGTCCGTAGCCGGCGAAGAAGATGCGCGGATCCTTCCACGAGGTGTGCTTGCCGACGGTGATGCCGCCGGCCTTCTCCCGCAGCCGCAGCGGCGCCAGGTGGCGCAACTCGGGACGGAAGCCGGTCGCCCAGATGATGACGTCCGCGGGGGTGAAGGAGTTGTCGGCGAAGCGCACGCCGTCCGGTTCGATGTGGGTGAACATCGGATGCTGCGTCAGCAAGCCGCGGTCGATGGCCGCCTGGATGCGACGGGTCCGAGCGACCCCGGTGCCGCTGACGATGCTCGGCAGCGCCCGGCCCTCACGGGCTGCTTCGTCCTGCATCGCCTCGGCCGCGCGACCGCCCTCGATCGGCAGTTCCTGCTCGTGCAGCCACTCCACCGGGCGGCGGCTGACCCAGGTCACCGAGGCGGCGACATCCTCGAGTTCCATCAGGAAGCCGATCGCGCTGGTACCGCCGCCGACGATGACGACGTTCTGGCCGGCGAAGTCGCCTGCGCCGGAGTAGTCAGAGGTGTGCAACTGGCGGCCGCCGAAACCGTTCAGTCCGGGGTACCAGGGAATGAACGGCGACCCCCAGGTGCCGGTGGCGTTCACGACCACCCGGGTGATCAGTCGCTGCTTCCCAGCCGGCGCGGTGAAGTCGACGGCCAGCTCGACTCCATCGTTCTCGACCCGGGTCACGCTCGCGGGCCGGATCACCGGCAACTCGAAGTGCTGCTCGTATCGCGCGTAGTAGTCGGCGACGACGTCTTTCGCTGGCAGCGTACGGTCGGCGGTTTCAAAACTCACGCCGAGGTCAGCCATCCCGGGCAGGTCGTGCACCTTATGCGCGGAACCGAGCCGAAGCGAGTCCCAGCGGAACTGCCAGGCACCACCGGTGGCGGGTCCGCGATCAAGCATCAGAAAGTCGGTACCGGGCTCAAGGCCGAGCCTGCGCAGGTAGTACCCGACCGCCAGACCCGCCTGACCGGCACCGATTACGATAACCTCAGTGTCGTAGCGGGCAGACTTCACCCGGACAACGTTACCTTCGCGCGGTTGCCTCACGCCGCAGCTTCGGAGCGCCCGCATGGTAAACTCTTCGCTAGATTTCTAGTCCCTGTTCGCCGTTTGATTCATAAGGGGGTCACGCATGGGGCGCGGCCGTCAGAAGGCAAAGCACACCAAGGTTGCCCGGGAGCTGAAGTACTTCAGCCCGGACACGAACTATGGTGCCCTCGAGAAGGAGCTAGCCGGCAATCCGCGTCTTGAGGAGGACCTCGAGAAGTGGCCGGAATACACCGCATACGAAGACAAGTACGGCGACGAGGACGAGTCCAACATCGCCTGACCTGTCGTTCGAATGCGAGCGCCGGTGAAGCCGGCGCTCTAGTTCTCTTCGGTGGGTGAGTTCACGCCGCTCAATCGTGTTGATTGAGCGGCGTTACTTCGTGCCTCCGCGTCAGTTCGCGTAGGCCGAGACCAGGCGAACCGCTCCGCCGTCCACGCCCTTGGCGCCCTGCTCGAATCCGGCGAGCTCGCGCTCTTCGGTGCTCACCGTGCCGGCGACCCAGGCCGGGATGCCGCGGGCTTCCGACGCGCGGATGACCGAGGCGGCGGCATCCTGCGCCACAACCGCGAACATGCCGATGCCGAGGTTCCAGGTGCCCTCAGTGTCGTTCAGCTGCAGCCCGCCCCAGTCCGCGAGCACGCGGAACACCGGCAGCGGCGACCAGGTGGAGCGGTCGATCTCCGCCCAGGAGCCGACCGGCAGCACGCGCGCAAGGTTGGCGGCGATGCCGCCGCCGGTGACGTGGCTGAGCGCGTGGATCGCGCCGGGCTGCTCATCCAGGATGCCGAGCAGCGGCGACGTGTAAAGGCGGGTCGGTTCGAGCAGCACCTCGCCGATTGCGCCACCGAGGTCGTCGGAGTGGTCGCTGTAACCCAGGTCGCGGCTGGCGAGGATGTGCCGCACCAGCGAGTATCCGTTGGAGTGCAGTCCGCTCGCGGCGAGGGCGACGATCACGTCGCCGTGCTGCACGCGATCCGGGCCCAGCATGGCGTCAGCTTCGACCACGCCGACAGCGGCTCCCGCGACGTCGTAATCGTCCGGGCCGAGCAGGCCGGGGTGCTCGGCGGTCTCACCGCCGACCAGTGAGGTGCCGGTCGCCTCGCAGGCTTCGGCGATGCCGCGCACGATCGTGGCGATCCGCTCGGGGACAACTTTGCCGCAGGCGATGTAGTCGGTCATGAACAGCGGCTTCGCGCCCACCACGACGATGTCGTCGACGACCATGCCGACGAGATCCTGACCGATCGTGTCGTGCTTGTCGAGCGACTGGGCGATCGCAACCTTGGTGCCGACGCCGTCGGTCGAAGTGGCGAGCAACGGGCGACGGTACGAGGTGAGGAAGCCGACGTCGTAGAGGCCGGCGAAGCCGCCGACCCCGCCGAGCACGTTCGCGGTGTGGGTCTTCGCCACCGCGGCTTTCATCAATTCGACGGCGAGGTCACCTGCCGCGGTATCGACTCCGGCCTGTTGGTACGCGTTGGCGGTGTTGTCGGTCACCCATTAAGCGTACCGGGGGGCAAGCTCCCCAAACGGCATCCGAAATGCCACCCAGCGAGGTGTGCGAGACTTTATTGGCGCCGGATCCCGGGCGCTCTGCCCTATCTTCTGGAGCCTGCCTAAAGCATGTGCGGCATTGTCGGCATCGTCTCGTCCCATCCCGTCAACCAGCTCGTTTACGACAGCCTTTCGCTGCTGCAACACCGTGGCCAGGACTCGACCGGGATCGCGACCGCAGAGGGCAGCATCCTGCACATCCAGAAAGCCAAGGGGCAGGTGCGCGAGGCGTACCGCACCCGCGACATGCGCAGCCTGCTCGGCACGATGGGCCTCGGCCACGTGCGTTACGCGACGCGTGGCATCGCCTCGTCCGAGGAGGAGGCCCAGCCGTTCTATGTCAACGCGCCGTACGGCATCATCCTCGTGCACAACGGCAACCTGACGAACACGCGGGAGCTGACCCGCGACCTCTTCACGAACGACCGGCGGCATCTGAACACGTCCTCGGACACCGAATTGCTGGTGAACGTGCTCGCGCATGAACTGCAGCAGGAGGTGTCCGGCCTCGACCTCGACCCCGACCAGGTGTTCAACGCGGTTTCCCGCGTGCACGAGCGGGTCGAGGGTTCCTATGCGGCGATAGCGCTGATCGCCGGCCACGGAATGCTCGCCTTCCGTGACCCGTTCGGTATCCGCCCGCTGATCCTCGGCGTTCGGCACGTCGACGGCGAACCCGACGAATGGGTCGTCGCCAGTGAGTCGCTGGTGCTCGAGGCCGGCGGCTACGAGATCGTGCGCGACGTGGCGCCCGGCGAGGCGGTCTTCATCAGCCGCGATGGCCGGATGGAGTCCCGCCAGTGCGCGCAGAACCCGCGGTTGATCCCCTGCTCGTTCGAGTACGTCTACCTCGCCAGGCCCGACTCGATCATGAACGGCATCTCGGTCTACGAGGCACGCCTGCGCCTCGGCGAACGGCTGGCGGACACCATCGCCGCGCACGCCTCGCTGGGCGACATCGACGTGGTGATGCCGATTCCGGACTCGTCGCGGCCGGCCGCGATGCAGGTGGCCCGCAAGCTCGGCATCGAGTACCGCGAGGGCTTCTACAAGAACCGCTACGTCGGCCGGACCTTCATCATGCCGGGACAAGCGGAGCGCTCCCGCTCGGTGCGTCAGAAGCTGAACGCCATGAGCTCGGAATTCAAGGGCAAGAACGTGCTCATCGTCGACGACTCGATCGTCCGCGGCACGACGTCGAAACAGATCGTCGAGATGGCCCGCGCTGCTGGGGCGAACAAGGTCACCTTCACCTCCGCCGCCCCGCCGGTGCGCTACCCGCACGTGTACGGCATCAACATGCCGTCGCGGAACGAGCTCGTCGCCCACGGCCGGAAGATCCCGGAGATCGCCACCCTGCTCGGCGCTGACCGGATGATCTACCAGGAGGTCGCCGACATGCAAAGCGCCATCATCGAGGGCTCGGATGTCACATCGCTCGAGATGAGCTGCTTCACCGGTGAGTACGTGACCGGCACCGTCAGCGACGAGTACCTCGCTTGGGTTGAGGCGAATCAGCTGAGCTGAGACCCGGGTGAGCTCGGCTGGGTTAGCTTGGCTACGGCTCGATCTCGCCTTCGACCTCTTCGGGCACGGCGTCGGCGTGTGAGCGTTCCGCGGCAATCACCCGGGCCCGCCGCGTCGACACCCGGTCGATGAAGAGCGCGACGAGCGCCCCGATCAAGACGCCGGCAGGGACGCCGAAGATCATCAGGTAACCGACGAGCACCCCAAAGCCGATGTTCGGGTCGGTGGGGTACAGAGACGCGATGATCAACGTGGCGATCGCGCCCAGCGCACCGCCGATGATGAGGAACGTCGGGATCTTGGGTGCGCGGCGCACCCGCACCTCATCGGTGCCTTCGACGGTCTCGCGCTCGTTCATCACCCAACCATTGTCGCGCATCGTCGCCGAGCGAATGCCGTTCGACTCAGGTC
The Diaminobutyricimonas sp. LJ205 genome window above contains:
- a CDS encoding DUF3073 domain-containing protein, encoding MGRGRQKAKHTKVARELKYFSPDTNYGALEKELAGNPRLEEDLEKWPEYTAYEDKYGDEDESNIA
- a CDS encoding APC family permease; this translates as MTSESRSPKRWIIGDPLPSHHLDAQLLPKHLALPIFASDPLSSVAYAPQELLLILSLGGVAFLAFAPWVALAVIVLLATIVVSYRRLIKAYPGGGGDYEVAYKNLGEKPALVVASALLVDYILTVAVSVASGVDNIISALPVLHDARIELAVGFVILLAAMNLRGVRESGRAFALPTYVFIGSLGLLVVTGLVRTVMGDSPVAESAQFAVQAEELTQAAAILLLLRAFASGCSALTGVEAISNGVPAFRRPKIRNAQQTLVLMGGIAITLFAGVTALALISGVHYVENACHLISWGDCATHPQRSVIAQLAAAVFGDNSALFFLVQAATAAVLLLAANTAFNGFPLLSSVLARDLYAPKALQTRGDRLVLSNGVVVLALAAILLLLVYRANLTQLIQLYIIGVFVSFTLGQSGMVRHWIRMLRAPRRRKEAVSGLIINGFGAAMTASVLVIVTITKFTHGAWLVFVIMPALFALMLGTNRYYRKVEQQITVDDSTVYGSQGDHAIVLVGRMQQPTLKALDYAIAARHDSLEAVHIAIDDDAAAELERAWERQHIEVPLRIVASPYRDISQPLIDYIRRHREEHGSEVVTVYLPQYIVGHWWENLLHNHKARRIRQKLMLFPGVTVALVPWLLDSSKALFQRQPRPMPGQDRRGEPRRPVVRKQLAPAKRRRRS
- a CDS encoding NAD(P)-binding domain-containing protein; translated protein: MKSARYDTEVIVIGAGQAGLAVGYYLRRLGLEPGTDFLMLDRGPATGGAWQFRWDSLRLGSAHKVHDLPGMADLGVSFETADRTLPAKDVVADYYARYEQHFELPVIRPASVTRVENDGVELAVDFTAPAGKQRLITRVVVNATGTWGSPFIPWYPGLNGFGGRQLHTSDYSGAGDFAGQNVVIVGGGTSAIGFLMELEDVAASVTWVSRRPVEWLHEQELPIEGGRAAEAMQDEAAREGRALPSIVSGTGVARTRRIQAAIDRGLLTQHPMFTHIEPDGVRFADNSFTPADVIIWATGFRPELRHLAPLRLREKAGGITVGKHTSWKDPRIFFAGYGPTASTIGANRAGRAIARQVVATLSRLSS
- the purM gene encoding phosphoribosylformylglycinamidine cyclo-ligase, encoding MTDNTANAYQQAGVDTAAGDLAVELMKAAVAKTHTANVLGGVGGFAGLYDVGFLTSYRRPLLATSTDGVGTKVAIAQSLDKHDTIGQDLVGMVVDDIVVVGAKPLFMTDYIACGKVVPERIATIVRGIAEACEATGTSLVGGETAEHPGLLGPDDYDVAGAAVGVVEADAMLGPDRVQHGDVIVALAASGLHSNGYSLVRHILASRDLGYSDHSDDLGGAIGEVLLEPTRLYTSPLLGILDEQPGAIHALSHVTGGGIAANLARVLPVGSWAEIDRSTWSPLPVFRVLADWGGLQLNDTEGTWNLGIGMFAVVAQDAAASVIRASEARGIPAWVAGTVSTEERELAGFEQGAKGVDGGAVRLVSAYAN
- the purF gene encoding amidophosphoribosyltransferase encodes the protein MCGIVGIVSSHPVNQLVYDSLSLLQHRGQDSTGIATAEGSILHIQKAKGQVREAYRTRDMRSLLGTMGLGHVRYATRGIASSEEEAQPFYVNAPYGIILVHNGNLTNTRELTRDLFTNDRRHLNTSSDTELLVNVLAHELQQEVSGLDLDPDQVFNAVSRVHERVEGSYAAIALIAGHGMLAFRDPFGIRPLILGVRHVDGEPDEWVVASESLVLEAGGYEIVRDVAPGEAVFISRDGRMESRQCAQNPRLIPCSFEYVYLARPDSIMNGISVYEARLRLGERLADTIAAHASLGDIDVVMPIPDSSRPAAMQVARKLGIEYREGFYKNRYVGRTFIMPGQAERSRSVRQKLNAMSSEFKGKNVLIVDDSIVRGTTSKQIVEMARAAGANKVTFTSAAPPVRYPHVYGINMPSRNELVAHGRKIPEIATLLGADRMIYQEVADMQSAIIEGSDVTSLEMSCFTGEYVTGTVSDEYLAWVEANQLS